A single region of the Massilia sp. erpn genome encodes:
- the prmB gene encoding 50S ribosomal protein L3 N(5)-glutamine methyltransferase: MTTTLFTTPRDLLRYATTRFNAAKLFFGHGSAEAFDEAAYLILHTLKLPLDKLEPFLDARLLPEEITQVLAVIERRATDRIPAAYITNEAWLGTYNFYVDERTIVPRSFIAELIPHYFAPWVNEPENVANVLELCTGSGCLAIMLADAFPDAKVDAVDISPDALEVARRNVATYKLEDRLTLIQSDLYQNVPDKKYDLIITNPPYVNSGSMSRLPQEYLHEPQIALDGGADGMDLVRKIVAGAAERLSDDGLLIVEIGNEKEFAEAAFGHLGLTWLTTSQGDDMVFLLTADQLKI, encoded by the coding sequence ATGACCACCACTCTTTTCACCACGCCGCGCGACCTGCTGCGCTATGCCACCACCCGCTTCAACGCCGCCAAGCTGTTTTTCGGCCACGGCAGCGCCGAAGCCTTCGACGAGGCGGCCTACCTGATCCTGCACACGCTCAAGCTGCCGCTGGATAAGCTGGAACCCTTCCTCGACGCGCGCCTGCTGCCAGAGGAAATCACCCAGGTACTGGCCGTGATCGAGCGCCGCGCCACCGACCGCATTCCGGCCGCCTACATCACCAACGAGGCTTGGCTCGGCACCTACAACTTCTACGTGGACGAGCGCACCATCGTGCCGCGCTCCTTCATCGCCGAACTGATTCCGCACTACTTCGCGCCCTGGGTCAACGAGCCGGAGAACGTGGCCAATGTGCTGGAACTGTGCACGGGCTCCGGCTGCCTGGCCATCATGTTGGCCGACGCCTTCCCGGACGCCAAGGTCGATGCGGTCGATATCTCGCCGGACGCGCTGGAAGTGGCGCGCCGCAATGTGGCAACGTATAAGCTCGAAGACCGCCTGACGCTGATCCAGTCCGACCTGTATCAGAACGTGCCGGACAAGAAGTACGATCTGATCATCACCAACCCGCCGTATGTGAACTCCGGTTCCATGTCGCGCCTGCCGCAGGAGTATCTGCATGAACCGCAGATCGCCCTGGACGGCGGCGCCGACGGCATGGACCTGGTGCGCAAGATCGTGGCCGGCGCCGCCGAGCGCCTCTCCGATGACGGTTTGCTGATTGTCGAAATCGGCAATGAAAAAGAATTTGCGGAAGCGGCCTTCGGCCATCTGGGCCTGACCTGGCTCACCACCAGCCAGGGCGACGATATGGTCTTCCTGCTGACCGCGGACCAACTGAAGATTTAA